In the Desulfurispira natronophila genome, CAGGTTGTCTCTATGTATCAAGTCATTATGAAAGGTATACCCCAAAACGTGTTCTATTTCAGTAGATTTCTTTCCTTTGATACGCTCAATCTCAGTGGCGTTATAGTAGACAAGCCCTTTGGCAATAATGTTTCCGTGTGGATCAACAATTTCGACGCAGTCACCACGCTCAAAATCTCCCGCTACTGAAGTGGCTCCAATAGGGAGCAGACTTGCGTCTCGTTCTCTCAGAGCTTTAACAGCACCGTCATCTACAAAAATCTGGCCACGGCTAAGCAAAGATTGCAAAATCCAGCGCTTGCGTGCCGAAACAACATCAGTTGCAGGAACAAAGAGGGTGCCGCGACTCAGGCCCTGGGAAAGACGACGCAGGGCGTGATTGCCCTTACCGCAGCCAATAATCACGTTGATGCCAGCATTAATGCAGGTTCGGGCAGCACTGACCTTGGTCGCCATACCACCAGTACCTACACTGGATGTGCTGGCTCCGGCCATGGCTTCTATACGCTGGTCTATGGAGTGGACTACGGGAATATGCTCTGCTATGGGGTTGAGTTGGGGGTTGGCGGTGTAGAGTCCATCGATGTCACTGAGAATAATGTTCAGGTCAGCATTTACCACGCCGGCTACCATAGCTGACAGGGAGTCGTTGTCACCAAAGCGTATTTCATCAGTGGCAACGGTGTCGTTTTCGTTGACAATGGGCAAGACTCCCAGCTCAAACAGGGCCTCAAAGGTGTTGTGAGAGTTGAGATACCGCTTACGGTCCTCAAGGTCTTCCCGGGTGAGAAGAATCTGAGCCACGGCTATACCGTAGACGCGGAAGGCTCGTTCGTATTCCCACATCAAACCCATTTGGCCAATGGCTGCATAAGCTTGCTTCAACGGTAACGTGCGAGGGCGAATGGTGCGGCTGAGGCGAGCCATGGCCGTGGCAATTGAGCCTGAGGTAACCACCACTACTTCCCGTCCACTTTGACGTATTTCGCAGATGTCCTCGGCCAGGGTATAGAGAAAGGGAAGGTTAAGGCCCCCACCCGTAAGCAAAACGTTGCTTCCTACCTTGATGACAATGCGACGTGCATTATCAATGGTTTCAACAAGAGTGGTGGTTTGCTGTGCCATAGAGCCATCCATACGGTAAAAAGTTTACTCTATCATGGTGCGAGTTGATAAATTACTCTACGTCGCCAAACTGTAGTTGTGCTGCTGTCCACTTGCCTGTACCAGTACCTGTGGCATTTGTATGGGCCTATGGCCTGAGCCATTCTGTGGGTTGCACAGGTCCGCTTATGAGGCACGAGCGTTAAGCTATTGGCCAAGCAGTCGTGAGTGAAAAAAAAAGCAACTCTCAGGCGAGAGTTGCTTGGTGTGGCGTGGCTGGGGTGCGAGGATTCGAACCTCGGAATGGCGATACCAAAAACCGCTGCCTTACCGCTTGGCTACACCCCAATGTGTTTCATGCAACGGCGTTAAGGAATACGCCAACAGGGCAGAAATGTCAAGGGTAAATTGGATAATTCTGCACACTAATTGTCGAGCTTGGTGTAGATCTGCGTGAGCAGGAGTATCGTCAGGGTGATTTCTTATGTGCTCTGCTGTGAAACGATTCCACCCACACAGTCGTAGGGCATTGCTTGCTCGATACTTACGGTTACCATATCTCCTGTAGCTGCCTGTCCGTCGTTGATAAGCACTTTGCCATCGACTTCCGGTGCCTGAAAAATGGCTCGACCTTGTAAAAGCAGCTCTGTCTCGTCACTTATTCCTTCGACCAGCACAGAATACTCTTTACCAACTCGCATTTCATTACGCTGTTGTGAGATCTCTTGTTGCAGCTCCATAATTACTTCAGCTCGGTGGCGGGCTACCTCATGGGGTATTTTATTCGAGAGTTTATGGGCAGCAGCCAACTCTTCATCGGAATAGGCAAATACTCCCAGGTGGTCAAACTGCAGTGTCTCCACCCCCTGGCATAACTGAGCAAAATCATTTTCAGACTCACCGGGGAAGCCCGTAAGCAAGGTAGTTCGAATGGCGATATCTGGCATGGCAGTACGCAGTCGTTTGATCAAGGTGGCAATTTGTTCATAGTTAATGTGACGGTTCATTCGCTTGAGAACAGCGTTGCTGAAATGCTGAAAAGGGATGTCCACGTATTTGCAAATTTTCTCTTCCCGAGCTATCACTTCAATTAAATCGTCATCAAAGTGGTTCGGATAAGTGTAAAGTACCCGTATCCACAGGAGACCTTCAATTTTACACAGAGCTTGCAGCAGAGAAGCCAATGATCTTTTGCCGTATAGGTCAAGTCCGTAT is a window encoding:
- the proB gene encoding glutamate 5-kinase, producing the protein MAQQTTTLVETIDNARRIVIKVGSNVLLTGGGLNLPFLYTLAEDICEIRQSGREVVVVTSGSIATAMARLSRTIRPRTLPLKQAYAAIGQMGLMWEYERAFRVYGIAVAQILLTREDLEDRKRYLNSHNTFEALFELGVLPIVNENDTVATDEIRFGDNDSLSAMVAGVVNADLNIILSDIDGLYTANPQLNPIAEHIPVVHSIDQRIEAMAGASTSSVGTGGMATKVSAARTCINAGINVIIGCGKGNHALRRLSQGLSRGTLFVPATDVVSARKRWILQSLLSRGQIFVDDGAVKALRERDASLLPIGATSVAGDFERGDCVEIVDPHGNIIAKGLVYYNATEIERIKGKKSTEIEHVLGYTFHNDLIHRDNLVLYT
- the rimO gene encoding 30S ribosomal protein S12 methylthiotransferase RimO, giving the protein MYQLYTLSLGCAKNLVDTEHMLAGLLQRPVHPVDNPASADIIFINTCGFILDAKNESIDAIVEHCRYKEEGQCQVLIVAGCLVTLHEKELHQELPEVDIFVDTSPASMEALPQRLELKLQNFFPRRYDGQLPGNRLLTTPFYTAYLKIAEGCSNSCTFCIIPRIRGPYQSRSMEELVEEARQMAAGGVKELVVISQDSTEYGLDLYGKRSLASLLQALCKIEGLLWIRVLYTYPNHFDDDLIEVIAREEKICKYVDIPFQHFSNAVLKRMNRHINYEQIATLIKRLRTAMPDIAIRTTLLTGFPGESENDFAQLCQGVETLQFDHLGVFAYSDEELAAAHKLSNKIPHEVARHRAEVIMELQQEISQQRNEMRVGKEYSVLVEGISDETELLLQGRAIFQAPEVDGKVLINDGQAATGDMVTVSIEQAMPYDCVGGIVSQQST